The following are from one region of the Carnobacterium gallinarum DSM 4847 genome:
- a CDS encoding helix-turn-helix domain-containing protein: MKNELLFPFQMNLLKVKRILPQKNDRLTILFVIQGSVQLTVNGVGIHLLPDDIYLVNPSEEYQLTSDESNLILNLQISREKIETYLKKNWYPRFDCYSDIGNATVEKNQQFQKMREILVHLMVSYFKENPEYEFEVNQHLFSLLSYLVKEFQEVSGISDLVVENITDEKVLRIVELINKNYSRSISLERLAQDEFISYSHLSRSFKKNLGITFTEYVNQVRLMHAAEELKVTKESVLKIALNNGFANAKIFHKVFRKKFGETPMNYRKMHEIQDYPIAISTETSIYTEQNGEQALQELAKYLVEKDIDDDNTIIKETDEFLIPDEYRTDYRKTKKIINIGPIFEGNTDRAQAELKQLQKELKFDLIQFTGFFQETEVEAPNRILSDHVMNNYWFDFLKELDLTPMIQLLLPKEMKTIQEVHQWCQGKLDLIKHFVNRYNRQFVANWYFEWIFEYKGRGELEQEAYLFFQINLKKLLPNSHIGFQTITSLSKVDFENLHSYFNLLQQKQCFPEFVTFQADPSVLSNTLENSVKNKIDFQNYHRDSLNVIQEAVKKYHFPELEIFMTDWNTLVGKGDILAGTFFRSALILEVMLELSTEISGIGFWLNIKIKERLTGKRQDHCLSVFLYGGLRRPLYFAILFLSKLGQEKIESGHGYLITRNAEEIQLLVYNPCYLKPLYSVNNFLVQNQTKHWTIHLKGLITGEYLVRHYTLDKDNGGIYNDWLKIGGYKELDQELLDYLEKKIMPKFELLKEPVTEESYQFTTNLTINACQLYFFKPLL, encoded by the coding sequence GTGAAGAACGAACTATTATTTCCTTTTCAAATGAATTTATTAAAAGTCAAACGAATTTTACCGCAAAAAAACGATCGATTAACGATTCTATTTGTTATCCAAGGAAGTGTTCAACTAACAGTAAATGGTGTGGGAATCCATTTATTACCAGATGATATCTACTTGGTAAATCCAAGTGAAGAATATCAATTGACTAGTGATGAAAGTAATTTAATTCTTAATTTACAAATTTCCAGAGAAAAAATTGAAACGTATTTAAAAAAGAATTGGTATCCTCGATTTGATTGTTATTCAGATATTGGGAATGCGACAGTCGAAAAAAATCAACAATTTCAAAAAATGCGAGAGATTTTAGTTCATTTGATGGTTTCTTATTTTAAAGAAAATCCAGAATATGAATTTGAGGTTAATCAGCATCTGTTTTCATTGTTAAGTTATTTAGTTAAAGAATTTCAAGAAGTCTCAGGTATTTCAGATTTAGTCGTGGAAAATATTACAGATGAAAAAGTCTTACGAATTGTTGAATTAATCAATAAAAATTACAGTCGATCCATTTCATTAGAACGTTTGGCACAAGATGAGTTTATTTCCTATAGCCATCTATCTCGTTCATTTAAAAAGAATCTTGGAATTACCTTTACAGAATATGTTAATCAGGTTCGGTTAATGCATGCTGCGGAAGAATTGAAAGTTACCAAAGAATCCGTGCTTAAAATTGCGCTAAATAATGGATTTGCTAATGCTAAAATATTTCATAAAGTGTTTAGAAAAAAGTTTGGTGAAACACCAATGAATTATCGAAAAATGCATGAAATTCAAGATTATCCAATTGCGATAAGCACAGAAACGTCTATTTATACAGAACAAAATGGTGAACAGGCTTTGCAGGAGTTGGCGAAATATTTAGTTGAAAAGGATATTGATGATGACAATACAATTATTAAAGAAACAGATGAATTTCTAATTCCAGATGAGTATCGCACCGATTATAGAAAAACGAAAAAGATTATTAATATTGGACCAATCTTTGAAGGGAATACTGATCGAGCTCAAGCAGAGTTAAAACAACTTCAAAAGGAATTGAAATTTGATTTAATTCAATTTACTGGATTTTTCCAAGAAACAGAAGTTGAAGCACCAAATCGAATTTTATCAGATCATGTTATGAATAATTATTGGTTTGATTTTCTAAAGGAATTAGATTTAACACCAATGATTCAATTACTACTACCAAAAGAAATGAAAACTATTCAAGAAGTGCATCAGTGGTGTCAAGGAAAGTTAGATTTAATTAAACATTTTGTAAATCGTTACAATCGCCAATTTGTAGCCAACTGGTATTTTGAGTGGATTTTTGAATACAAAGGACGAGGAGAGCTGGAGCAAGAAGCCTATTTATTTTTTCAAATAAACTTAAAAAAGTTATTACCCAATAGTCATATTGGTTTTCAAACGATTACTTCGTTGTCTAAAGTGGATTTTGAAAACTTGCATAGTTATTTTAATTTATTGCAACAAAAACAATGTTTTCCAGAATTTGTTACTTTTCAAGCGGACCCAAGTGTGTTGTCCAATACATTGGAAAATTCAGTGAAAAATAAAATAGATTTCCAAAACTATCATCGAGATAGTTTGAATGTCATTCAAGAAGCTGTAAAAAAATATCATTTCCCAGAATTAGAAATCTTTATGACAGATTGGAATACATTAGTTGGGAAGGGCGATATATTAGCAGGAACTTTTTTTAGATCAGCTTTGATTTTAGAAGTAATGCTAGAATTATCAACTGAGATTTCAGGGATAGGCTTTTGGCTCAACATAAAAATCAAAGAACGTTTAACAGGAAAAAGACAAGATCATTGTTTATCAGTCTTTTTGTATGGCGGATTAAGACGCCCGCTTTATTTTGCAATCCTCTTTTTGTCTAAGTTGGGGCAAGAGAAAATAGAGTCAGGACATGGCTACTTGATTACGCGAAATGCAGAAGAAATTCAATTGTTGGTTTACAATCCATGCTATTTAAAGCCTTTGTATTCCGTTAATAATTTTCTTGTACAAAATCAAACTAAACATTGGACGATTCATCTAAAAGGATTAATCACTGGAGAATATCTAGTGCGCCACTATACCTTAGATAAAGACAATGGCGGAATTTATAACGATTGGTTAAAAATTGGTGGATATAAAGAATTAGACCAAGAATTATTGGACTATTTAGAAAAAAAGATTATGCCTAAATTTGAACTATTAAAAGAACCAGTGACTGAAGAAAGTTATCAATTTACTACAAATCTAACCATTAATGCATGTCAGCTCTATTTCTTTAAACCATTACTTTGA
- a CDS encoding MFS transporter → MEVQMEKKQVKKSSFGLIFALMAGYSMIYMDKSMISTAIIPIAKSFNLDTGQTGLIMSFFFLGYSLMQIPGGWLADKIGPKKVLMLSLFLISVFSFAFGVVSSLMLFVLIRFFAGVGHAGYPSSCSKSIADNFPQERRTFIQSLILSTSGIGGILAFTLGTNLVAMNWRYAYLALGSMFFIAFVLVAIFVPNTVKETNPQAEKAPKISFAAIITNRNVLILCLAMLLLNFLLYGNMSWLPSYLSSKFGLEIAKVGLLLAVNAIFQTLATLFVGVLLSKVFLGKEKMFIVSATILSAGLILAFVASNNLVLSTVLLILISMVSVSAFTAIFTWPHKIFDQSVIGSSIGIINTGGTLGGFLAPMILGYLIKSASGSFVVAFSFMAGASLLCGLTILLVNVNKEAKN, encoded by the coding sequence ATGGAAGTACAAATGGAAAAAAAACAGGTGAAAAAGAGTAGTTTTGGATTGATATTCGCCTTAATGGCAGGCTATTCGATGATTTACATGGATAAGAGTATGATTTCAACAGCGATTATACCGATTGCTAAAAGTTTCAATCTTGATACAGGTCAAACGGGTTTAATTATGTCGTTCTTTTTCTTAGGATATTCTCTAATGCAGATCCCAGGTGGTTGGTTAGCAGATAAGATAGGACCTAAAAAAGTTTTAATGCTATCGTTATTTTTAATTTCAGTATTCTCATTTGCTTTTGGAGTGGTCAGTAGTTTGATGTTATTTGTTCTTATTCGTTTTTTTGCAGGAGTTGGGCATGCAGGATACCCATCAAGTTGTTCAAAATCAATTGCTGATAATTTTCCACAAGAAAGAAGAACCTTCATTCAATCATTAATTTTATCAACATCAGGTATTGGTGGTATTTTAGCATTTACTTTAGGAACAAACCTAGTAGCGATGAATTGGCGTTATGCATATCTAGCATTAGGAAGTATGTTCTTCATTGCATTTGTCTTAGTAGCAATTTTTGTACCAAATACAGTTAAAGAGACAAATCCACAAGCTGAAAAAGCTCCTAAAATTAGCTTTGCAGCTATTATTACAAATCGTAATGTTTTAATTTTATGTTTAGCTATGCTGCTTTTAAATTTCTTATTATATGGAAATATGTCATGGTTACCAAGTTATTTATCAAGTAAATTTGGGTTAGAGATTGCAAAAGTAGGATTATTATTAGCAGTTAATGCTATTTTTCAAACACTTGCAACTTTATTTGTTGGTGTTTTACTCTCTAAAGTATTTTTAGGCAAAGAAAAAATGTTTATTGTTAGTGCAACTATTCTTTCAGCAGGCTTAATTTTAGCTTTTGTTGCCTCTAATAATCTGGTTTTATCAACAGTATTACTAATTCTAATCAGTATGGTTTCTGTTTCAGCGTTTACAGCAATCTTTACTTGGCCACACAAAATTTTTGATCAAAGTGTTATTGGCTCATCAATTGGTATCATTAATACTGGTGGAACATTAGGTGGTTTCTTAGCTCCAATGATTTTAGGTTATTTAATTAAAAGCGCATCAGGTTCATTCGTTGTTGCGTTTAGCTTTATGGCAGGTGCTTCACTATTATGTGGATTAACAATTTTATTAGTAAATGTAAATAAAGAGGCTAAAAATTAA
- the sdaAB gene encoding L-serine ammonia-lyase, iron-sulfur-dependent subunit beta: MQRELKYKSAFDIIGPIMVGPSSSHTAGAVRIGKIAHELFKKEPTKLTVTFYGSFAETYKGHGTALAIVAGVLGFDTHDERIPNSIGLAEQNGIKIEFITSKSEVSHSNTANLNLMTSDAELNLTAISIGGGSIQLTEVSHHSLASEQDRVSILLTTQDELKTVAELKRVLETPVLTNLQTIGQETLFLVHTESTISPILLTKLKQVTGVTAVVTTAG; this comes from the coding sequence ATGCAACGGGAATTAAAATATAAAAGTGCGTTTGATATTATCGGTCCTATTATGGTGGGACCATCTAGTTCCCATACAGCAGGTGCGGTTCGTATTGGAAAAATCGCCCATGAATTATTTAAAAAGGAGCCAACCAAATTAACCGTTACTTTTTATGGTTCATTTGCGGAAACTTATAAAGGTCATGGTACTGCACTAGCGATTGTTGCAGGAGTATTAGGTTTTGATACTCATGATGAAAGAATTCCTAATTCAATTGGGCTAGCTGAACAAAATGGGATTAAGATTGAATTTATCACAAGTAAAAGTGAGGTTTCTCACTCTAATACAGCGAATCTGAATTTGATGACGTCGGATGCGGAATTAAATCTAACGGCAATATCAATTGGCGGAGGAAGTATTCAGTTAACCGAAGTTAGTCATCACTCGCTTGCTAGTGAACAAGATCGTGTCAGTATTTTATTAACAACTCAAGATGAGTTGAAGACAGTGGCTGAGTTGAAAAGAGTTTTAGAAACCCCAGTCTTAACTAATTTGCAGACTATTGGTCAAGAAACTTTATTTTTAGTCCATACAGAAAGCACAATTAGTCCTATTTTATTAACAAAATTAAAACAAGTAACAGGAGTTACTGCAGTCGTTACAACTGCTGGATAA
- the sdaAA gene encoding L-serine ammonia-lyase, iron-sulfur-dependent, subunit alpha translates to MFLSVEELIQQANQQNKKISEVMIDQELEISGRSYADIMEQMELNLQTMEAAVAKGILGVKSHSGLTGFDAVKLNDYLKNQSPLTDQTFVKALCYAVATNEVNAAMGLICATPTAGSAGVVPGVLLAMSEKLNPSREEMLEFLFTSAAFGFVVANNAFISGAEGGCQAEIGSASGMAAAALVELAGGTPEQSGHAFSLALKNMIGLACDPVAGLVEIPCITRNASGTANAIASAEMALASIESIIPADEVIEAMYQVGRNMPSDIRETGIGGLAGTATGKEIAFKLFGQKR, encoded by the coding sequence TTGTTTCTATCTGTAGAAGAATTAATACAACAAGCAAATCAACAAAATAAAAAAATATCAGAAGTAATGATTGATCAAGAACTAGAAATTTCTGGTAGAAGTTATGCAGACATAATGGAGCAGATGGAATTAAACCTTCAGACAATGGAAGCAGCAGTAGCTAAGGGAATTCTTGGTGTAAAATCACATTCTGGTTTAACAGGATTTGATGCAGTTAAATTAAATGATTATCTTAAAAATCAATCACCATTAACGGACCAAACATTTGTCAAAGCTTTATGTTATGCAGTTGCAACAAATGAAGTCAATGCAGCTATGGGATTGATTTGTGCAACACCAACGGCAGGGTCAGCAGGAGTTGTGCCAGGTGTTTTGCTAGCAATGAGTGAAAAGTTAAATCCAAGTCGTGAAGAAATGCTTGAATTTCTATTTACTTCAGCAGCCTTTGGATTCGTGGTAGCAAATAATGCCTTTATTTCAGGAGCAGAAGGTGGTTGCCAAGCTGAGATTGGTTCAGCAAGTGGTATGGCAGCTGCTGCATTAGTTGAGCTGGCTGGTGGAACACCAGAACAATCAGGTCATGCATTTTCATTGGCCTTAAAAAATATGATTGGTTTAGCTTGTGATCCAGTAGCAGGTTTGGTAGAAATTCCATGTATTACTCGTAATGCATCAGGAACAGCCAATGCGATTGCTTCCGCTGAGATGGCTTTAGCTAGTATTGAAAGTATTATTCCAGCTGATGAAGTAATTGAAGCGATGTATCAAGTTGGACGAAATATGCCTTCAGATATTCGAGAAACAGGAATTGGTGGATTGGCAGGAACGGCAACTGGAAAAGAAATTGCTTTCAAATTATTTGGTCAAAAAAGATAA
- a CDS encoding amidohydrolase — MDAKKQLNSIIEGKREIFIEAADRIWGTPETRFATKESVKEYHRILEAEGFELEKGVANMEHSFVATYGSGKPVIGILAEYDALGNLSQVADLAEQQPIEAGGNGHGCGHNLLGTGALTGAVGIKELIKQNDIQGTIKLFGCPAEESGYGKAFMARDGIFDGIDVALAWHPMDQTAAWGDSSLAVYQIYYNFKGIAAHAAAAPEHGRSALDAAELMNVGVQFLREHIIDEARVHYAFMDVGGESANVVQPTSSLYYFIRAPKLEQAEAVYKRVNKIAEGAALMTETELEIVFDSACANYIPNQALTTAMYENLKEITPMELTEEEVAYEQKYFDTVPDATKAALYQRAKSAFPELTEEEVKEVATMPLNTKLFPLTFSDRTIGSTDVGDVSWIVPTAQVVIGCEPQGTPPHSWQWVANGKSSVAHKGLLSAGKAIAMTAYDILTNPELLAQAQAEHASVLNGQKFKSAIPADVKPR, encoded by the coding sequence ATGGATGCTAAAAAACAACTTAATTCAATTATCGAAGGAAAAAGAGAAATCTTTATTGAGGCAGCAGATAGAATCTGGGGAACTCCCGAAACTCGTTTTGCTACAAAGGAATCCGTTAAAGAGTATCACCGTATACTAGAAGCAGAAGGTTTTGAACTTGAAAAAGGTGTAGCAAATATGGAACATTCATTTGTTGCGACATATGGTTCTGGAAAACCAGTCATTGGGATTTTAGCTGAGTATGATGCACTGGGCAATTTAAGTCAAGTAGCTGATTTAGCTGAACAGCAACCAATTGAAGCTGGCGGAAATGGTCATGGTTGTGGTCATAATTTGTTAGGAACAGGTGCGCTAACTGGAGCTGTAGGAATTAAAGAATTAATCAAACAAAATGATATTCAAGGAACGATTAAATTATTTGGTTGTCCAGCAGAAGAAAGTGGCTATGGAAAAGCTTTCATGGCAAGAGACGGTATTTTTGATGGAATTGATGTAGCTTTAGCATGGCACCCAATGGATCAAACCGCAGCATGGGGAGATAGTAGCTTAGCTGTTTATCAAATTTATTACAACTTTAAAGGGATTGCAGCTCATGCAGCTGCAGCTCCAGAACATGGGCGCAGCGCTCTAGATGCAGCAGAATTAATGAACGTAGGTGTTCAATTCTTAAGAGAACATATTATTGATGAAGCTCGTGTTCACTACGCGTTTATGGATGTTGGTGGTGAATCTGCTAACGTTGTTCAACCAACGTCTAGTCTATACTACTTTATCCGTGCACCAAAACTGGAACAAGCTGAAGCAGTTTATAAGCGTGTAAATAAAATTGCTGAAGGTGCTGCTTTAATGACAGAAACAGAGTTAGAAATTGTTTTTGATTCTGCATGTGCCAACTACATTCCAAATCAAGCTTTAACGACAGCAATGTACGAAAATTTAAAAGAAATTACACCAATGGAATTAACAGAAGAAGAAGTTGCCTACGAACAAAAATATTTTGATACAGTTCCAGATGCAACTAAAGCAGCGTTATATCAACGTGCTAAATCTGCATTTCCTGAATTGACAGAAGAAGAAGTTAAAGAAGTGGCAACAATGCCACTTAATACTAAGTTGTTCCCACTAACATTTTCGGATCGCACAATAGGATCAACGGATGTTGGAGATGTTAGCTGGATAGTACCGACTGCGCAAGTAGTCATTGGTTGTGAGCCACAAGGAACACCGCCACATTCTTGGCAATGGGTTGCGAACGGTAAATCATCAGTTGCTCATAAAGGATTATTATCAGCTGGTAAAGCAATTGCTATGACCGCATATGATATTTTAACTAATCCTGAATTATTAGCACAAGCACAAGCAGAGCATGCTAGTGTCCTTAATGGTCAAAAATTTAAGTCAGCAATTCCAGCTGATGTAAAACCAAGATAA
- a CDS encoding prepilin peptidase encodes MHTFINHTIIWYFGCCTGSFLMIIGTRIPLKESIITPRSHCSSCKKQLYLWQLLPVFSYFLSQGRCIFCSTKFSPLYPLMEIFTGFGYLISYLCFRHQNLSFSIALLLITFATIFIVSDCFYYILPNSLMLLFFLVSFFMRLGEFQTAFMGGTTLAFLLFFIALLVPEGMGGGDIKLAGIIGWLLGFQLGLLALMAACLLAFSYFFLLFIWKKDTKTTSIPFAPFIFFGTICVYFFNFWLI; translated from the coding sequence ATGCATACATTTATTAATCATACTATTATTTGGTATTTTGGTTGTTGCACTGGCTCATTTTTAATGATTATTGGGACACGTATTCCTTTGAAAGAGTCTATCATAACGCCGAGATCACATTGTTCTAGCTGTAAAAAACAACTTTATCTGTGGCAACTACTACCTGTTTTTTCTTACTTCCTTTCTCAAGGACGCTGTATTTTCTGCTCTACTAAATTCTCTCCTTTGTATCCATTAATGGAAATTTTTACCGGTTTTGGCTATTTAATTAGCTACCTTTGTTTTCGACATCAGAATCTTTCATTTAGTATCGCCTTACTTTTAATTACATTTGCAACTATTTTTATTGTAAGTGATTGCTTTTATTATATTTTGCCTAATTCTTTAATGCTTTTATTTTTCTTGGTCAGTTTTTTTATGCGCCTTGGTGAGTTTCAAACTGCTTTTATGGGTGGTACTACTTTGGCCTTTTTATTATTTTTTATTGCACTATTAGTTCCAGAAGGAATGGGAGGTGGCGATATTAAATTAGCCGGTATTATTGGATGGCTCTTAGGATTTCAACTTGGATTACTAGCTTTAATGGCAGCTTGTTTATTGGCATTTTCTTATTTTTTTCTTTTATTTATCTGGAAAAAAGATACAAAAACTACTTCAATCCCATTTGCTCCTTTTATTTTCTTTGGTACAATTTGTGTTTATTTTTTTAATTTTTGGTTGATTTAG
- the rpsL gene encoding 30S ribosomal protein S12, with amino-acid sequence MPTINQLVRKPRKAKMDKSGSPALNKGYNSFKKSSTNNSSPQKRGVCTRVGTMTPKKPNSALRKYARVRLSNLLEVTAYIPGIGHNLQEHSVVLIRGGRVKDLPGVRYHVVRGALDTAGVTDRKQSRSKYGAKKPKA; translated from the coding sequence ATGCCTACTATTAATCAATTAGTTCGTAAACCTCGTAAAGCTAAAATGGATAAGTCTGGTTCTCCAGCTTTAAACAAAGGTTACAATAGCTTCAAGAAATCTTCAACAAATAACAGCTCACCTCAAAAACGTGGTGTGTGTACTCGTGTGGGAACAATGACTCCTAAAAAACCTAACTCAGCGTTACGTAAATATGCTCGTGTACGTTTGTCTAACTTACTTGAAGTTACAGCTTATATCCCAGGTATCGGACACAACTTACAAGAACATAGTGTTGTTCTTATTCGTGGTGGACGTGTTAAAGATTTACCAGGGGTTCGTTATCACGTAGTTCGTGGTGCTTTAGATACTGCTGGTGTTACAGATCGTAAACAAAGCCGTTCTAAATACGGAGCTAAAAAACCTAAAGCTTAA
- the rpsG gene encoding 30S ribosomal protein S7 yields the protein MPRKGPITKRDVLPDPMYNSKLVTRLINRLMVDGKRGKAATILYSAFDVIKEQSGNDPMEVFEQAMKNIMPVLEVKARRVGGSNYQVPVEVRAERRTTLGLRWLVNYSRLRGEDTMEQRLAKEIMDAANNTGSAVKKREDTHKMAEANKAFAHYRW from the coding sequence ATGCCTCGTAAAGGTCCTATTACTAAACGTGATGTGTTACCTGATCCAATGTATAATTCAAAATTAGTAACTCGTTTAATTAACCGTTTGATGGTTGATGGTAAACGTGGGAAAGCTGCTACTATTTTATATAGCGCTTTTGATGTTATTAAAGAACAATCTGGCAATGATCCTATGGAAGTATTTGAACAAGCTATGAAAAATATCATGCCTGTTCTTGAAGTTAAAGCTCGTCGTGTTGGGGGTTCTAACTACCAAGTCCCAGTTGAAGTTCGTGCTGAGCGTCGTACTACTTTAGGTTTACGTTGGTTAGTAAACTACTCTCGTTTACGCGGAGAAGATACTATGGAACAACGTCTTGCTAAAGAAATTATGGATGCTGCTAACAATACTGGTTCAGCAGTTAAAAAACGTGAAGATACTCATAAAATGGCAGAAGCGAACAAAGCGTTTGCTCACTACCGTTGGTAA
- the fusA gene encoding elongation factor G, producing the protein MANREFSLEKTRNIGIMAHVDAGKTTTTERILYYTGKIHKIGETHEGASQMDWMEQEQERGITITSAATTAEWKNYRVNIIDTPGHVDFTIEVQRSLRVLDGAVTVLDSQSGVEPQTETVWRQATDYRVPRIVFCNKMDKLGADFLYSVNSLHDRLQANAHPIQLPIGAEDDFTGIIDLVKMKAEIYTNDLGTDIQETDIPEDYLEEATKWRKNLIEAVVETDEDLMMKYLDGEEITEAELKAGIRQATISVDFFPVLAGSAFKNKGVQLMLDAVLDYLPSPLDVEAIKGTDVKTEEETTRPADDAAPFASLAFKVMTDPFVGRLTFFRVYSGVLESGSYVLNASKNKKERVGRILQMHANTRKEIDKVFSGDIAAAVGLKDTTTGDTLCALDSPVILESIEFPEPVIQVAVEPKSKADQDKMGVALQKLAEEDPSFRVETNAETGETVISGMGELHLDVLVDRMRREFNVEASVGAPQVSYRETFRGSTQAEGKFVRQSGGKGQYGHVWIEFTPNEEGAGFEFENAIVGGVVPREYIPAVKAGLEGALDNGVLAGYPLVDIKAKLYDGSYHDVDSNETAFKVAASMALKAAAKKANPVILEPMMKVIITVPEDYLGDIMGHVTSRRGRVEGMEAHGNSQIVNAIVPLANMFGYATTLRSSTQGRGTFMMVFDHYEDLPKSIQEEIIKKNGGN; encoded by the coding sequence ATGGCAAATAGAGAATTTTCTCTAGAAAAAACTCGTAATATTGGTATTATGGCTCACGTTGATGCAGGTAAAACTACAACAACAGAGCGTATCTTATACTATACTGGTAAAATCCATAAAATTGGTGAAACGCATGAAGGTGCATCACAAATGGACTGGATGGAACAAGAACAAGAACGCGGTATTACAATTACATCTGCTGCAACAACTGCAGAATGGAAAAATTATCGTGTAAATATCATTGATACCCCAGGACACGTGGATTTCACAATTGAAGTTCAACGTTCTTTGCGTGTATTAGATGGTGCTGTAACCGTTCTTGACTCACAATCAGGAGTAGAGCCTCAAACTGAAACAGTTTGGCGTCAAGCAACTGACTATAGAGTTCCACGTATTGTTTTCTGTAACAAGATGGACAAACTTGGTGCTGATTTCTTATATTCAGTAAATTCATTACACGATCGTTTACAAGCGAATGCACATCCAATTCAATTACCAATTGGAGCGGAAGATGATTTCACTGGTATTATCGATTTAGTTAAAATGAAAGCTGAAATCTATACAAATGATTTAGGAACTGATATCCAAGAAACTGATATCCCTGAAGATTATTTAGAAGAAGCTACTAAATGGCGTAAAAACCTAATCGAAGCAGTTGTTGAAACTGATGAAGATTTAATGATGAAATATCTTGATGGCGAAGAAATTACTGAGGCAGAATTAAAAGCGGGTATCCGCCAAGCAACAATTAGTGTTGATTTCTTCCCAGTATTGGCAGGTTCAGCCTTTAAAAATAAAGGTGTTCAATTAATGCTTGATGCAGTTCTTGATTACCTACCATCACCACTTGATGTTGAAGCAATTAAAGGAACTGACGTTAAAACAGAAGAAGAAACTACTCGTCCTGCAGATGATGCAGCACCTTTTGCTTCTTTAGCGTTTAAAGTAATGACAGATCCTTTTGTTGGTCGTTTAACTTTCTTCCGTGTATATTCTGGTGTTCTTGAAAGTGGTTCATACGTATTGAATGCTTCTAAGAATAAAAAAGAGCGTGTAGGTCGTATTCTACAAATGCATGCAAATACTCGTAAAGAAATTGATAAAGTATTTTCAGGAGATATTGCTGCTGCTGTTGGTCTTAAAGATACAACAACGGGTGATACTTTATGTGCATTAGATTCACCAGTAATTCTTGAATCTATTGAATTCCCTGAACCAGTTATCCAAGTCGCTGTTGAGCCTAAATCAAAAGCTGACCAAGATAAAATGGGTGTTGCTTTACAAAAACTTGCAGAAGAAGATCCATCATTCCGCGTTGAAACAAATGCAGAAACTGGTGAAACGGTTATCTCAGGTATGGGTGAATTGCATTTAGATGTATTAGTAGACCGTATGCGTCGTGAATTCAACGTTGAAGCTAGCGTAGGTGCTCCTCAAGTATCTTATCGTGAAACTTTCCGTGGATCTACACAAGCAGAAGGTAAGTTCGTTCGTCAATCGGGTGGTAAAGGTCAATACGGTCACGTATGGATTGAATTTACACCGAATGAAGAAGGAGCAGGATTTGAATTTGAAAATGCGATTGTCGGAGGGGTTGTTCCTCGTGAATACATTCCTGCTGTTAAAGCTGGTTTGGAAGGCGCATTAGACAATGGGGTTCTTGCTGGATATCCTTTAGTTGATATTAAAGCGAAACTTTATGATGGTTCTTACCATGATGTCGATTCAAATGAAACTGCCTTTAAAGTTGCCGCTTCAATGGCCTTAAAAGCAGCTGCTAAAAAAGCTAACCCTGTAATCCTTGAACCAATGATGAAAGTGATTATTACAGTTCCAGAAGATTACCTAGGTGATATTATGGGACATGTTACTTCTCGTCGTGGACGTGTTGAAGGTATGGAAGCTCACGGGAACTCACAAATCGTTAATGCGATTGTTCCACTTGCTAACATGTTTGGTTATGCTACAACATTACGTTCATCAACACAAGGACGTGGTACCTTCATGATGGTATTTGACCACTATGAAGATTTACCAAAATCAATTCAAGAAGAAATCATCAAGAAAAACGGTGGAAATTAA